A single window of Colletotrichum destructivum chromosome 9, complete sequence DNA harbors:
- a CDS encoding Putative glutathione transferase 3 has protein sequence MSGANSWLTKQRKSDLIELAELTGLTGYENQRKSDLEVTLDEYLAENAAQFSHNPKLAPYYNTRAKAAGSPVKREAPLTDLVRSSTRRRATRIIEEIRPEPEVESSSPSPEPALSTALATRTPARNLSLASRIPLPATPADVADAVDRHTVAVRERVTELYDQSGIQEGTQVVRSSLSTVTSVLFTVAAFEAWNLRAEVLPLRYAFTIPAIPALGTNFYPVHVPDAFLFVTSSFWSPVILWTLTSVLIPSLFGYFYNLSAASHPQPRGRRSSTVEYNVDPLVFSIVKALISFVVYGQKATFGGWINENSIDRINGALYGEWKGILTGAAITGLVSLYDAVLKK, from the exons ATGTCGGGCGCAAACTCGTGGTTGACGAAGCAGCGCAAGAGCGACCTcatcgagctcgccgagctgacTGGACTTACCGG CTACGAGAACCAGAGGAAGTCCGACCTGGAAGTCACTCTCGATGAGTACCTCGCCGAGAACGCGGCCCAGTTCTCCCACAACCCCAAGCTCGCGCCTTACTACAACACTCGCGCCAAGGCAGCCGGCTCGCCCGTCAAGAGGGAGGCGCCCCTGACCGATCTCGTGAGGTCCTCAACGCGCCGTAGGGCGACGAGAATCATCGAGGAGATCCGACCCGAGCCCGA GGTCGAATCATCATCACCTAGTCCGGAGCCTGCTCTTTCCACCGCCCTGGCGACGCGCACTCCCGCGCGCAACCTGTCTCTGGCGAGCCGCATCCCTCTgcccgcgacgcccgccgatgtcgccgatgccgttgACCGCCATACCGTTGCGGTGCGCGAGCGCGTCACGGAACTCTACGACCAGTCGGGCATTCAGGAGGGCACCCAAGTCGTTCGCTCTTCGCTGTCGACAGTCACTTCTGTGCTCTTCACTGTGGCCGCATTCGAGGCATGGAACCTGAGGGCCGAGGTCCTCCCTCTTCGCTACGCTTTTACCATCCCCGCGATCCCTGCCCTGGGTACCAACTTCTATCCCGTCCATGTGCCTGACGCGTTCTTGTTTGTCACCTCGTCCTTCTGGTCGCCAGTCATCTTGTGGACTCTCACCTCGGTTCTCATCCCCTCTTTGTTCGGCTACTTTTACAACCTGAGCGCCGCGAGCCATCCCCAGCCTCGTGGCCGCAGGTCCTCGACGGTCGAGTACAATGTCGACCCCCTGGTGTTCAGCATTGTCAAGGCCCTCATCTCCTTTGTCGTCTATGGCCAGAAGGCCACTTTCGGCGGCTGGATCAACGAGAACTCCATTGACCGTATCAACGGCGCTCTGTACGGCGAGTGGAAGGGCATTCTGAcgggcgccgccatcaccggtCTGGTAAGCCTCTACGACGCTGTTCTGAAGAAATAA
- a CDS encoding Putative cytochrome P450: MVSSIFVLVGAVIAYGVYSYVAGLQRNIAEAKKVGLPYVVTPASPFSIVWQLTHKFWIPIIKIFPKSWWENWLEILIPNWSYNLLHKPFARIGETFMVVSPFQILILTDSAEAIHQITQQRDKFPKLVETYAILKQFGDNVLTTEGVVWRMHRKVTSATFNEKNAALVFAESIKQAQSMTQKWLGPDGRSRQTVETLDHDTMRLALNIISYVGFGMRLLWPGQALPEGTDPKLVKYSSLEAPPGHIMSFVDAIAEMLEHILVLLLVPHKILKMLPFKYTKKAIDSHDSYVQYIDELMQDKIEDLQNGDRGDAGMDLMGQLVRSKYGDVAAHGGINGVLSKSKVPQLSKSEISGNTFIMLVAGHETTANAMHFGLIEIACNPAVQRQLQKDIDGIFGDSDPSTWNYESTVNPMLASMLGACMNETLRMTPAVVEIPKKVNPEGDGIISLDGEKYVLPKGAHISLVGVAAHRNPRNWPSKPSRVTSAEHDLDDYAPERWYRASPNEAATEDKSGGDTEDYGGYKGSDTSDKMFRPVRGSYVPFSDGPRSCLGRRIAQVEIIAALSVVFQRYSLELAVDEWASDADVEAMDRAERQKLYRKAQDKCRETVRKASTMLTLKLPQGTSVPIRIVPRGEESFVNFVDSA; the protein is encoded by the exons ATGGTGTCTTCAATCTTCGTCTTGGTTGGAGCTGTGATCGCCTACGGCGTCTACTCCTACGTCGCCGGCCTACAGCGCAACATcgccgaggcgaagaaggtcGGCTTGCCCTATGTCGTTACCC CTGCGTCGCCCTTTTCGATAGTATGGCAGCTCACCCATAAGTTCTGGATTCCCATTATCAAGATCTTCCCTAAGTCTTGGTGGGAAAACTGGTTAGA GATCCTGATTCCGAACTGGTCCTACAACTTGCTCCACAAGCCTTTTGCGCGCATCGGCGAGACCTTCATGGTGGTATCACCCTTTCAGATCCTCATCCTGACCGATAGCGCCGAAGCTATCCATCAGATCACGCAGCAGCGCGACAAGTTCCCTAAGCTAGTCGAGACGTACGCGATCCTGAAGCAGTTCGGCGACAATGTTCTGACCACCGAGGGTGTGGTATGGCGTATGCATCGAAAGGTTACGTCCGCCACCTTCAATGAGAAGAATGCtgccctcgtcttcgccgagtCCATAAAACAGGCCCAGAGCATGACGCAGAAGTGGCTTGGCCCAGACGGCCGGAGCAGGCAGACCGTCGAGACGCTGGATCACGACACCATGCGTCTCGCGCTCAACATCATCAGTTATGTCGGGTTCGGCATGCGCCTGCTCTGGCCGGGGCAGGCGCTGCCCGAGGGAACGGATCCGAAACTCGTAAAGTACAGCTCGCTGGAAGCGCCTCCGGGCCACATCATGAGTTTCGTCGACGCCATTGCCGAGATGCTAGAGCATATCCtggtcctgctgctggtgccaCACAAGATTCTGAAGATGCTGCCCTTCAAGTACACAAAGAAGGCAATCGATTCGCACGACAGCTACGTGCAGTACATTGACGAGCTGATGCAGGACAAGATCGAGGACTTGCAGAACGGCGATCGCGGAGACGCCGGCATGGACCTCATGGGCCAGCTCGTGAGGTCCAAGTATGGCGACGTAGCGGCCCACGGCGGTATCAATGGAGTGCTGTCCAAGTCCAAGGTCCCGCAGCTGTCCAAGTCGGAGATCTCGGGCAACACGTTCATCATGCTTGTCGCGGGAcacgagacgacggcgaacgCGATGCATTTTGGGTTGATCGAGATCGCCTGCAACCCCGCCGTGCAGAGACAGCTCCAGAAGGACATCGATGGCATATTTGGCGACAGCGACCCGAGCACGTGGAACTACGAAAGCACGGTGAACCCCATGCTTGCTTCGATGCTGGGCGCGTGCATGAACGAGACGCTGAGAATGACGCCGGCCGTGGTCGAGATCCCCAAGAAGGTGAATCCCGAGGGTGACGGCATCATCTCGCTCGACGGAGAGAAATATGTGCTGCCCAAGGGCGCGCACATCTCCCTCGTGGGCGTGGCGGCGCACCGCAACCCACGGAACTGGCCATCGAAGCCGAGCAGAGTGACGAGCGCGGAACACGACCTTGACGACTACGCGCCGGAGCGATGGTACCGTGCCAGCCCGAACGAGGCGGCGACAGAGGACaagagcggcggcgacacggAGGACTACGGCGGGTACAAGGGCTCGGACACCAGCGACAAGATGTTCCGGCCGGTGCGGGGATCTTACGTCCCCTTCTCGGACGGACCGCGGTCGTGCCTCGGGCGTCGCATCGCACAGGTGGAGATCATCGCTGCCCTGTCCGTCGTATTCCAGCGGTATAGCCTCGAGCTGGCGGTGGACGAGTGGGCGTCGGATGCCGATGTCGAGGCCATGGACCGGGCAGAGAGGCAGAAGCTGTACAGAAAGGCTCAGGACAAATGCCGGGAGACTGTCAGGAAGGCATCAACAATGCTGACGCTGAAACTGCCACAGGGGACGAGCGTCCCGATACGGATCGTGCcgagaggggaggagagctTTGTCAATTTTGTTGACTCTGCTTAG
- a CDS encoding Putative neutral/alkaline nonlysosomal ceramidase, neutral/alkaline non-lysosomal ceramidase, whose translation MPPGRSVEKSPASPAAAAQPATPPSSWRALVCLVALGLSLLAVYGLHTPIRSSYEAGKWFPGNPSNFAGAGVDKHNDLYLVGAGRADITGPVVEINMMGYADPKQLGTGLRQRLYARAFIVGSMNRREDRFIYVVLDTQSGDTAVRYGVLHGLAELGYGYSMYGHHNLALTGTHSHSGPGAWLNYLLPQITSKGFDKQSYRAIVDGTLLAIRRAHESLEPGHISIGTTKVTDANINRSLYAYMANPEEERARYNISAEEDGSVEKDMTLLKFQRASDGKSIGVLTWFPTHGTSMLGNNTVISGDNKGVAAWLFEKNMRGKPNAANDFVAGFSQANMGDVSPNVLGAFCEDGSGDPCDFKTSTCSDGKSQKCHARGPFFRKKDNGAASCFEIGKRQYAAAKRLFDDMGSNAQRVRGSWIRSFHTFHNMSEFQFELPNGTEVRTCPAALGYSFAAGTSDGPGAFDFAQHDSNSSNTSPLWKVVGGLLKAPTQSQIACHSPKPILLDVGEVFNPYQWTPNVVDIQAFRVGQLVIIVSPGEASTMAGRRWKDAVRNKAESLFAEDAEVKPVVVIGGPANSYTHYITTQQEYGIQRYEGASTLYGPFTLDAYINRTLEYLPTLGASFTNGPPSHAGGPYPPDNSNRSLSFITGVVRDGTPVFRKFGDVKTDVEKRYAIGDVVRATFVGANPRNNLRLEQNYAVVEKLVIDRGAIKKWDIVRDDNDWSLVFNWKRTSDILATSEVEIVWETENDGEPGTYRFRYYGDSKSLSGKISSFEGVSGQFKLR comes from the exons ATGCCACCCGGACGGAGCGTCGAGAAGAGCCccgcatcgccggcggcagcagctcaACCAGCTACCCCACCAAGCTCCTGGAGAGCTCTTGTTTGCTTAGTCGCCCTCGGTCTGTCCCTTTTGGCTGTCTACGGACTTCACACGCCTATCCGGAGTTCCTATGAAGCCGGGAAATGGTTCCCCGGAAACCCCAGCAacttcgccggcgccggcgttgacAAACACAATGACTTGTaccttgtcggcgccggccgcgccgacATCACTGGCCCCGTCGTAGAAATCAACATGATGGGTTACGCAGACCCCAAACAGCTTGGCACCGGCCTCCGACAAAGACTGTACGCCCGCGCCTTTATTGTTGGAAGTATGAACCGGCGCGAGGACAGGTTCATCTATGTTGTACTGGACACACAGTCGGGAGACACGGCTGTTCGGTATGGCGTCCTTCACGGGCTCGCTGAGCTGGGTTACGGATACTCCATGTACGGGCACCACAACTTGGCTTTGACCGGGACGCACTCTCACTCCGGTCCGGGTGCCTGGCTGAACTATCTGCTGCCCCAGATCACAAGCAAGGGCTTCGACAAGCAGAGCTACCGagccatcgtcgacggcacgCTACTGGCAATACGTCGTGCTCATGAGAGCCTGGAGCCGGGGCACATTAGTATCGGGACAACCAAAGTCACCGACGCCAACATCAACCGCAGCTTGTATGCTTACATGGCGAATCCCGAAGAAGAGCGCGCCAGGTACAACAtcagcgccgaggaggatgggTCTGTTGAGAAAGACATGACCCTGCTGAAGTTTCAACGAGCCTCTGACGGCAAAAGTATCGGTGTGCTGACATGGTTCCCAACCCACGGCACCTCCATGCTCGGAAACAACACAGTCATATCGGGAGATAACAAGGGCGTAGCGGCCTGGCTTTTCGAGAAGAACATGCGAGGGAAGCCTAATGCAGCCAATGACTTCGTTGCTGGCTTCTCCCAGGCAAACATGGGCGATGTCAGTCCTAACGTGCTGGGCGCATTCTGCGAGGATGGTTCTGGTGACCCATGCGACTTCAAAACGAGCACTTGCAGCGACGGAAAGAGTCAGAAGTGCCATGCCAGAGGCCCATTCTTCCGCAAGAAGGACAACGGAGCTGCCTCCTGCTTTGAGATAGGCAAGAGGCAGtatgccgccgccaagaggCTATTTGACGACATGGGATCCAACGCTCAGCGAGTTCGCGGTTCGTGGATCAGGTCGTTCCATACCTTCCACAACATGTCGGAGTTCCAGTTCGAGCTACCCAACGGGACAGAAGTGAGAACCTGCCCCGCGGCATTGGGCTACTCGTTCGCAGCGGGGACATCCGATGGCCCTGGTGCGTTCGACTTTGCTCAACACGACTCAAACTCGTCAAATACATCCCCCCTGTGGAAAGTTGTTGGCGGGCTGTTAAAGGCACCCACACAGAGTCAGATCGCATGTCATTCCCCTAAACCGATCCTGCTGGATGTCGGCGAAGTCTTCAACCCGTACCAGTGGACGCCCAACGTTGTGGACATCCAGGCATTTCGAGTTGGGCAGTTGGTCATAATCGTCAGCCCGGGAGAGGCTTCTACCATGgcaggacgacgatggaaGGATGCCGTCAGAAACAAGGCCGAGTCTTTGTTTGCagaggacgccgaggtcaaACCTGTGGTAGTGATCGGGGGACCAGCCAACAGTTATACGCACTACATCACGACGCAACAGGAATACGG AATACAACGATACGAAGGGGCCTCGACTCTATACGGACCCTTTACGTTGGATGCGTACATTAACCGAACTCTCGAGTACCTGCCTACCCTCGGTGCTTCATTCACAAATGGTCCCCCTTCTCATGCCGGAGGACCGTATCCACCCGACAACAGCAATCGATCCTTGAGTTTCATCACCGGCGTGGTGCGTGATGGAACGCCCGTGTTCCGCAAATTCGGCGACGTCAAGACGGACGTGGAAAAGAGGtacgccatcggcgacgtTGTACGAGCCACGTTCGTCGGGGCCAATCCTCGGAACAACCTGCGCCTGGAGCAAAACTACGCCGTCGTGGAGAAGCTGGTGATCGACAGGGGCGCCATCAAGAAGTGGGATATCGTGCGGGACGACAATGACTGGAGCCTGGTCTTCAATTGGAAGCGGACGAGCGACATACTCGCCACGAGCGAGGTCGAGATCGTATGGGAGACGGAGAACGACGGGGAGCCGGGAACGTACCGGTTTCGTTACTACGGAGACTCCAAGTCGCTGAGTGGCAAGATTAGTAGCTTTGAGGGCGTCAGTGGGCAATTCAAACTGCGCTAA
- a CDS encoding Putative quinoprotein amine dehydrogenase, beta chain, with amino-acid sequence MLSKTSLVAIASFLLSPVAAGPVNANDHSPADKRSPLGISLPPLIPSIPGVTEPLASNAPPLPVLQIPTPPLDSPPFAGVNIKPKKIGYFWTGAGDNIHKDFLVTASLDDDTFGQIIGVTDVPTSGNSPHHLGTSLDGKTLIGGGLLSLLKTQDTAFYFDVSNPYAPKFKKSNRALLSSIVDEIRAKPEGGFFITYMGSAVGTSPGRLVETNAEGDIIHEWPEDVSGTLNILGEQFSPHGLAVDFNKGIILTSDFVVPLSILKPTLGIQKASTLRLWNLSDRTIISTITIPDGLGIQDVKFIPGNPESAAIATAVGPGQVWIIYPFRRDSSGKQGVAELLYDLGPKAKDSLAIYSDITDDGKFAYFTITLGNHVAALDISDLNNVKRLDDPNETQPIIGPHYVKISPDKKNLLVTGYFVQAGEISIVNTPGDYKGHWLDILPDGSLSFNRSIDFENIFTRDRGGARPHSSVIFDLTDPENPKYY; translated from the exons ATGCTCTCCAAGACCTCCCTTGTGGCCATCGCGAGCTTTCTGCTCTCTCCAGTCGCAGCTGGACCGGTCAACGCCAACGATCATAGTCCGGCGGATAAGAGAAGCCCCCTCGGCATCAGCCTGCCGCCCTTGATTCCTTCTATCCCCGGAGTGACAGAGCCTTTGGCCTCCAACGCACCTCCTCTCCCGGTCCTTCAGATCCCCACGCCTCCTCTCGACAGCCCTCCTTTCGCCGGCGTCAACatcaagcccaagaagatTGGCTACTTCTGGACTGGGGCTGGAGACAACATCCACAAGGACTTTCTGGTGACTGCGAGTCTGGACGAC GACACATTCGGTCAAATCATTGGCGTCACTGATGTGCCGACGAGTGGCAATTCCCCTCACCACTTGGGCACCTCCCTCGACGGGAAGACCCTCATCGGTGGTGGCCTTCTGTCTCTGCTCAAGACCCAGGACACGGCCTTCTACTTTGACGTCTCCAACCCCTATGCGCCTAAGTTCAAGAAGTCTAACCGCGCTCTTCTGAGCTCTATCGTTGATGAGATCCGAGCCAAGCCAGAGGG TGGCTTCTTTATCACATACATGGGAAGTGCTGTGGGCACTTCCCCTGGCCGCCTCGTTGAGACCAACGCTGAGGGTGACATCATCCACGAGTGGCCGGAGGACGTCTCCGGAACGCTTAACATCTTGGGCGAGCAGTTCAGCCCGCACGGCCTTGCGGTGGACTTCAACAAAGGCATCATTCTGACCTCGGACTTCGTCGTGCCCCTAAGCATTCTGAAGCCGACATTGGGGATTCAGAAGGCCAGCACTTTGCGTCTGTGGAACTTATCCGACAGGACCATCATCTCGACCATCACCATACCCGAT GGGCTGGGCATTCAGGATGTTAAATTCATCCCTGGCAACCCTGAGAGTGCTGCCATCGCCAC TGCCGTCGGGCCGGGCCAGGTCTGGATCATCTACCCCTTCCGGCGCGACTCCTCCGGCAAGcagggcgtcgccgagctgctgTACGACCTGGGCCCCAAAGCAAAGGACTCACTGGCGATTTACTCGGACATCACCGATGACGGAAAGTTTGCCTACTTTACCATCACTCTGGGCAACCACGTTGCTGCGCTCGACATCTCAGACCTGAATAATGTCAAGAGACTCGACGACCCCAACGAAACACAACCCATCATCGGTCCCCACTACGTCAAGATCAGCCCTGACAAGAAGAACCTACTGGTTACCGGGTACTTCGTACAGGCTGGGGAA ATCTCGATCGTGAATACGCCGGGTGACTACAAAGGTCACTGGCTCGATATCCTCCCGGATGGAAGTCTGAGCTTCAACAGGTCGATTGACTTTGAGAACATCTTCACCCGCGACCGTGGCGGCGCGCGACCTCACTCGTCTGTCATCTTCGATTTGACTGACCCTGAGAACCCCAAGTATTACTGA
- a CDS encoding Putative rmlC-like cupin domain superfamily, rmlC-like jelly roll protein encodes MRPLQASVLGLFVSVAGTTAVPQNVRRDAQFNIGQPIDANGKGGPILGGTNNQVDRDNPDNLGQQPTDNGVVPNLKWRFSDSKTRILNGGWVREQVIQDLPQSHDIAAAQQHLKKGAIRELHWHKVAEWGIVYSGSVIIGAVGEDGKSQVEKLNYGDIWYFPKGAAHYIQGVDDENEYLLAFDEADFDKIGTTFNIVDWLARTPRDILARNFGVDRSVFDKLPTTNPYILNGTVATTNVTVSPDQYLSGNSSFVYRTFEHPPEVVPGNGGEFRKIDSTNFPISKTIAATFVTLKPGGLRELHWHPNAEEWLYFHKGTARATVFIGSSAARTFDLAAGDTFVAPDNSAFVFTQCALQRTICSNLLRRHYIENTSDTEDLVWIELYKSDRVVDISLAQWLALTPPEVVAQTLKVPVEFVGQLKKEKQILI; translated from the exons ATGAGACCCCTTCAGGCTTcagtcctcggcctctttgTCTCTGTAGCCGGCACAACCGCCGTGCCCCAGAATGTGAGGAGAGACGCCCAGTTCAACATCGGCCAACCcatcgacgccaacggcaaggGAGGTCCAATCCTCG GCGGCACCAACAATCAGGTCGACAGGGACAACCccgacaacctcggccagcagccgACCGACAACGGCGTTGTGCCAAACTTGAAATGGAGGTTCTCGGACTCCAAGACCCGCATCCTCAACGGGGGCTGGGTGCGCGAGCAGGTCATCCAGGACCTGCCCCAGAGCCACGACATCGCGGCCGCCCAGCAACATCTCAAGAAGGGCGCCATTCGAGAGCTACACTGGCACAAAGTCGCCGAATGGGGTATTGTATATTCCGGGAGCGTTATCATCGGGGCGGTCGGTGAGGACGGCAAGAGCCAGGTCGAAAAGCTCAACTACGGTGACATCTG GTACTTCCCCAAGGGGGCCGCTCACTACATCCAGggagtcgacgacgagaacgagtATCTCCTCGCCtttgacgaggccgacttcGACAAGATCGG TACCACCTTCAACATTGTCGACTGGCTGGCCCGCACCCCGAGAGACATCCTGGCCAGGAACTTTGGAGTCGACCGCTCCGTTTTTGACAAGCTGCCGACCACGAACCCGTACATTCTCAATGGGACGGTGGCTACCACCAACGTGACAGTCAGTCCGGACCAGTACCTCTCGGGCAACAGCTCGTTCGTGTATCGCACATTCGAGCACCCGCCCGAGGTGGTccccggcaacggcggcgagtTCAGAAAGATCGATTCGACCAACTTCCCGATCAGCAAGACGATTGCAGCCACGTTTGTCACGCTAAAGCCTGGGGGCCTACGAGAGCTGCACTGGCATCCCAATGCTGAGGAGTGGCTCTACTTTCACAAGGGGACGGCCAGGGCGACTGTCTTCATCggaagctcggcggcgaggacctTTGACTTAGCGGCGGGCGACACCTTCGTCGCTCCGGATAACTCGGCGTTCGTATTCACGCAGTGTGCACTACAACGAACCATTTGTTCTAATTTGTTGCGCAGGCATTACATCGAGAATACCTCCGACACGGAGGACCTGGTATGGATAGAACTGTACAAGTCGGACAGGGTAGTAGACATTTCTCTGGCCCAATGGCTAGCTCTCACACCGCCTGAAGTTGTAGCGCAGACGCTCAAGGTCCCGGTCGAGTTTGTCGGGCagttgaagaaggagaagcagataTTGATCTAG
- a CDS encoding Putative endosulphine, with protein MNPLQKNKIDVSSLSPEEQRLFRLYGKLPSRSDHFAKHLKDRKYFDSGDYAMSKAGKGDSVDTGAVGSQHPVPEDIPHLSSPVNNSSSSLNGNKHHGSIPGGAHAGSPVKEASFLNRETSAEEVEHKDKGNNSPVDGTAKTESIPIRR; from the exons ATGAACCCTCTTCAGAAGAACAAGATTGACGTCTCG TCTCTCTCGCCCGAGGAACAGCGTCTCTTCCGCCTCTACGGCAAGCTTCCCTCTCGTTCCGACCACTTCGCCAAGCACCTGAAGGACCGCAAGTACTTCGACTCGGGCGACTATGCCATgtccaaggccggcaagggcGACAGCGTTGACAcgggcgccgtcggctccCAGCACCCCGTTCCCGAGGACATCCCCCATCTTTCGAGCCCCGTCAACAActcgtcctcctcccttAACGGCAACAAGCACCACGGCAGCATCCCCGGCGGTGCTCACGCCGGCAGCCCCGTGAAGGAGGCGAGCTTCCTCAACCGGGAGAccagcgccgaggaggtcgaacACAAAGACAAGGGGAACAACTCGCCTGTCGACGGAACCGCCAAGACGGAGAGCATTCCTATccgaagatga
- a CDS encoding Putative metal-dependent protein hydrolase translates to MFRFFKTLRMAENAAKRLKMSPVTIGTHNGHFHADEALAVHMLRKLPTYHDSQLIRTRDPKLLETCHTVVDVGGEYDDAKKRYDHHQRGFTTTFPGKNTKLSSAGLVFMHFGKAIIAQKLSEGAEQAVAEDSAEVELLYKKLYESFVEALDAHDNGISVYDPKAVAAAGLEKRFSEGGFTLGSVVGRLNPNWNDPVPSDPAEAQKLEDERFVKASRRIGEEFDADLDYYAKAWLPARAVVQAAFEKRTQYDPEGRVLVLEGQSAPWKDHLYSLEEGKPSVVYVLYPEKPAPDAKWRVQAVPVTKDSFESRKPLPEAWRGFRDEELDGISGIPGGVFVHAAGFIGGNKTFEGAKDMAIKALSL, encoded by the coding sequence ATGTTCCGCTTCTTCAAAACTTTACGAATGGCCGAAAACGCAGCAAAGAGACTCAAGATGTCGCCCGTTACCATTGGCACCCACAATGGCCACTTCCACGCCGATGAGGCCCTGGCCGTGCATATGCTGCGCAAGCTGCCCACCTACCACGACTCCCAGCTGATCCGTACGCGCGATCCCAAGCTCCTCGAGACCTGCCATaccgtcgtcgatgtcggcggcgagtacgacgacgccaagaagcgctacgaccaccaccagcgCGGCTTCACCACCACTTTCCCCGGCAAGAACACCAAGCTGTCGAGtgccggcctcgtcttcATGCACTTCggcaaggccatcatcgcccagAAGCTCAGTGAGGGCGCGGAGCAGGCTGTCGCCGAGGAcagcgccgaggtcgagctgcTGTACAAAAAGCTGTACGAGAGCTTCGTTGAGGCCCTGGACGCCCACGACAACGGCATCTCCGTCTACGACcccaaggccgtcgccgctgcgGGTCTCGAGAAGCGCTTCAGCGAGGGTGGCTTCACcctcggctccgtcgtcggccgcctGAACCCCAACTGGAACGACCCGGTGCCTTCGGACCCCGCCGAGGCGCAGAAGCTCGAGGATGAGCGCTTCGTCAAGGCGAGCCGCCGCATCGGCGAGGAGTTCGACGCCGACCTTGATTATTACGCCAAGGCGTGGCTgcccgcccgcgccgtcgtgCAGGCCGCCTTCGAGAAGCGCACGCAGTACGACCCCGAGGGCCGTGTGTTGGTGCTCGAGGGCCAGAGCGCCCCCTGGAAGGACCATCTGTACtcgctcgaggagggcaaaCCCTCGGTCGTGTACGTCCTGTACCCCGAGAAGCCCGCGCCCGATGCCAAGTGGCGAGTGCAGGCGGTACCCGTCACCAAGGACTCGTTCGAGAGCCGCAAGCCGCTGCCCGAGGCGTGGCGCGGATTCAGagacgaggagctggacggcATCTCTGGCAtccccggcggcgtcttcgtccacGCAGCGGGCTTCATTGGTGGAAACAAGACCTTCGAGGGCGCCAAGGACATGGCGATCAAGGCGCTGAGTCTGTAA
- a CDS encoding Putative INO80 complex subunit 3 protein: MPSAMSDANGTITSREVKAEGYDTDDARTVEGKATYKSWKKKYRKMRITFDRKMHDCEDLHRQESHALATAKRIAIENDRILDLLLDMNSSAQIPHDKRFHLAQDTPEESAFPPLDADVEPNPDEPTKSLKTLVNEVPHYTYSQAKEQYPTVVADMEPFSGEPDPPSFLTPDDIDDYIHDVDRRIDPDNLLPTLAPAARTNAPLPETNPHALSQSIAMKNPTSVYNWLRKHAPKTFLQDAENAAPADDEAVETPQTDGRKRRGGAHRGESTRGGRSRGGKRASLAAVRAEKAAQRAAEKAAAAAERAAALRRDADSYDHSMEDEDSDGLSFATPATGRGKRKRAGRDEDEGYRPRGSSSRPTKKKRKSEGADFGTPTVTKRGRKSESTRDRDD; the protein is encoded by the exons ATGCCATCCGCGATGAgcgacgccaacggcaccatcACGAGCcgcgaggtcaaggccgagggcTATGACACCGACGATGCCAGGACGGTAGAGGGCAAGGCGACTTACAAGTcatggaagaagaagtacCGCAAGATGCGCATCACGTTCGACCGGAAGATGCACGACTGCGAGGACTTGCATCGTCAAGAGTCCCATGCTCTCGCAACGGCCAagcgcatcgccatcgagaACGA TCGCATTCTCGATTTGCTGCTGGATATGAATTCCTCAGCTCAGATCCCCCACGACAAACGATTTCACCTCGCCCAGGACACCCCTGAAGAGTCCGCGTTCCCCCCTCTTGACGCCGATGTAGAACCGAATCCCGATGAACCAACAAAATCGTTGAAGACTCTCGTTAACGAGGTCCCGCACTACACCTACTCCCAAGCAAAGGAGCAATACCCTACTGTTGTGGCCGACATGGAGCCGTTCTCTGGCGAGCCTGATCCGCCGTCCTTCTTGACGCCTGACGACATCGATGACTACATCCACGATGTTGATAGACGCATCGACCCTGATAATCTCCTCCCGACGCTGGCTCCCGCCGCTCGCACGAACGCTCCCCTTCCGGAGACCAACCCCCATGCTCTATCTCAGAGCATCGCCATGAAGAATCCCACGAGCGTGTACAACTGGCTGCGCAAGCATGCACCTAAAACGTTCCTGCAGGATGCCGAGAATGCCGCTCCtgctgacgacgaggccgtcgagacaCCCCAGACCGATGGCCGCAAGCGACGTGGCGGCGCGCACAGGGGCGAATCGACCCGCGGTGGCCGATCCCGAGGCGGAAAGCGCGCCTCTCTCGCAGCTGTGCGGGCCGAGAAAGCCGCGCAGCGAGCGGCGGaaaaggccgccgccgccgccgaacggGCTGCCGCTTTGCGTCGTGATGCCGACAGCTACGATCACAGcatggaggacgaggactcGGACGGTCTCAGCTTCGCAACGCCGGCCACCGGACGTGGCAAGAGAAAGCGGGCCGGCAgggatgaggacgagggatACCGACCCAGGGGCTCGAGCAGCCGAccgaccaagaagaagcgtAAGAGCGAGGGCGCCGACTTCGGAACCCCTACGGTCACCAAGAGGGGCCGTAAGAGCGAGTCTACGCGCGATAGAGACGACTAA